The following coding sequences lie in one Aquabacterium olei genomic window:
- a CDS encoding flavin-containing monooxygenase gives MQYHTALIIGSGFGGQAAAVNLRRIGIEDFLILERRPWMGGTWSQNSYPGAAVDVQSPLYSLSFEPYPWTQMFAEQHELVEYTNHVLAKHGLRDKTRLDANVTQVQWDEARQLWQVDTEAAGRFEAKYVINASGPLSTPVIPNFKGRDTFQGRSFHTNAWDHGYDLQGKRVAIIGSGASAAQVIPAIAPEVGQLHVFQRTPHWVLPRPDHTFSRFERALLKNRVIYKALRTAIYWGLESRIIGFKYSKTMLNVVAQQAALKHIRRQIADPKLREAVTPDYTIGCKRIILSSTLYPALCRPNVQLHPKDDGIAEINARGILTAQGQQIDLDLIVYSTGYDATDGVVSYPVIGKGGQTLQGFWADYPRAYLGTAMPGFPNLFIVTGPNTGIGHTSAIFVIEAQMEYIRRAIAATQKQGAKAIEVKAEAEADYTAMIHREMTQTVWHAGGCNSWYKSKSGRVIAMFPGFSFTFRQLARAFKPAHHRFS, from the coding sequence ATGCAGTACCACACCGCCCTCATCATCGGCAGCGGCTTCGGCGGCCAGGCTGCCGCTGTCAACCTGCGCCGCATCGGCATCGAAGACTTCCTGATCCTCGAGCGCCGCCCGTGGATGGGCGGCACCTGGAGCCAGAACAGCTATCCCGGTGCCGCGGTCGACGTGCAGTCGCCGCTGTACTCGCTCTCGTTCGAGCCCTACCCGTGGACGCAGATGTTTGCCGAGCAGCACGAGCTGGTCGAGTACACCAACCATGTGCTGGCCAAACACGGCCTGCGTGACAAGACCCGGCTGGACGCCAACGTCACCCAGGTGCAGTGGGACGAGGCCCGCCAGCTCTGGCAGGTGGACACCGAAGCAGCGGGCCGCTTCGAGGCCAAGTACGTCATCAACGCCTCGGGCCCGCTGAGCACGCCCGTGATCCCGAACTTCAAGGGCCGCGACACCTTCCAGGGCCGCAGCTTCCACACCAACGCCTGGGACCACGGCTACGACCTCCAGGGCAAGCGCGTGGCCATCATCGGCAGCGGCGCGAGCGCCGCCCAGGTCATCCCGGCCATCGCCCCCGAGGTGGGGCAGCTGCACGTCTTCCAGCGCACCCCGCACTGGGTGCTGCCGCGACCCGATCACACTTTCTCGCGCTTCGAGCGCGCGCTGCTGAAGAACCGCGTCATCTACAAGGCGCTGCGCACCGCCATCTACTGGGGCCTGGAGAGCCGCATCATCGGCTTCAAGTACTCCAAGACCATGCTCAACGTGGTCGCCCAGCAGGCCGCCCTCAAGCACATCCGCCGGCAGATTGCCGATCCGAAGCTCCGCGAAGCCGTCACGCCCGACTACACCATCGGCTGCAAGCGCATCATCCTGTCGAGCACGCTGTACCCGGCGCTGTGCCGGCCCAATGTGCAGCTGCACCCGAAGGACGACGGCATCGCCGAGATCAACGCGCGTGGCATCCTCACGGCCCAGGGTCAGCAGATCGACCTTGACCTGATCGTGTACTCCACGGGCTACGACGCCACCGACGGGGTTGTTTCCTACCCCGTGATCGGCAAGGGCGGCCAGACCCTGCAGGGTTTCTGGGCCGATTACCCGCGTGCCTACCTGGGCACCGCCATGCCCGGCTTTCCGAACCTGTTCATCGTCACGGGGCCCAACACCGGCATCGGCCACACCTCGGCCATCTTCGTGATCGAGGCGCAGATGGAGTACATCCGCCGCGCCATTGCAGCCACCCAGAAGCAGGGCGCGAAGGCCATCGAGGTGAAGGCCGAGGCCGAGGCCGACTACACCGCCATGATCCATCGCGAGATGACGCAAACGGTGTGGCACGCAGGCGGCTGCAACAGCTGGTACAAGAGCAAGAGCGGGCGCGTGATCGCCATGTTCCCCGGCTTCAGCTTCACCTTCCGCCAGCTGGCCCGGGCCTTCAAGCCCGCGCACCACCGTTTCAGCTGA
- a CDS encoding alkane 1-monooxygenase, producing the protein MALFHYLKYFLFHAIGLMSLAFILAGGAWVTGGLLTVLVIYMVGDAVCGDDTATPVFRHPGILTFQLWMALPLLALIVFAAVWSVSPGDPLGFGAALTGLTGYDVLAARAGTFWAHHVSTILLTGLMIGMVGTITAHELTHRTWDPVSMFIGRWLLAFSFDTIFSIEHVYGHHRYVSTIDDPATAPRGRNVYFHVVASTIKGNVSAWRIERRRLQRTGQAVFGPGNAVLRGHLMSLLLVAVAGAIGGWAGAAFFVACALWGKALLEIVNYMEHYGMVRDPKTPVQPRHSWNTNKRISSWSMFNLTRHSHHHAQGEVPYQDLKPFPDAPMMISGYLTTIVVAMIPPLWHRLMTPKVLDWDRRYATPDERRLAAEANARSGIPALMAQVSAPANRSAQTA; encoded by the coding sequence ATGGCCCTCTTCCACTACCTCAAGTACTTCCTCTTCCACGCCATCGGGCTCATGTCCCTGGCCTTCATCCTCGCGGGGGGCGCGTGGGTCACCGGCGGGCTGCTCACGGTCCTCGTCATCTACATGGTGGGCGATGCGGTCTGTGGTGACGACACCGCCACGCCCGTCTTCCGGCACCCCGGCATCCTGACCTTCCAGCTCTGGATGGCCCTGCCGCTGCTGGCGCTGATCGTGTTTGCCGCCGTGTGGTCCGTCAGCCCCGGGGATCCGCTGGGCTTCGGGGCGGCCCTGACCGGCCTCACCGGGTATGACGTGCTGGCCGCGCGCGCGGGCACCTTCTGGGCGCACCACGTCTCCACCATCCTGCTCACGGGCCTGATGATCGGCATGGTGGGCACCATCACCGCCCACGAGCTCACGCACCGCACCTGGGATCCGGTCTCGATGTTCATCGGCCGCTGGCTGCTGGCCTTCAGCTTCGACACCATCTTCTCGATCGAACACGTCTACGGCCACCACCGCTACGTGTCCACCATCGACGACCCGGCCACCGCGCCGCGCGGCCGCAACGTGTACTTCCATGTGGTGGCCTCCACCATCAAGGGCAACGTGAGCGCGTGGCGCATCGAGCGCCGCCGCCTGCAGCGCACCGGGCAGGCCGTGTTCGGCCCGGGCAACGCCGTCCTCCGCGGGCACCTCATGAGCTTGCTGCTCGTGGCCGTGGCCGGTGCCATCGGTGGGTGGGCGGGCGCGGCTTTCTTCGTGGCCTGCGCGCTGTGGGGCAAGGCCCTGCTCGAGATCGTCAACTACATGGAACACTACGGCATGGTGCGCGACCCGAAGACACCCGTGCAGCCCCGCCACTCGTGGAACACCAACAAGCGCATCAGCTCGTGGTCGATGTTCAACCTCACGCGCCACTCGCACCACCACGCGCAGGGCGAGGTGCCCTACCAGGACCTCAAGCCTTTCCCCGATGCGCCCATGATGATCAGCGGCTACCTCACCACCATCGTCGTGGCCATGATCCCGCCGCTGTGGCACCGCCTGATGACGCCCAAGGTACTGGACTGGGATCGCCGTTACGCCACGCCCGACGAGCGCCGCCTGGCGGCCGAGGCCAACGCCCGCAGCGGCATCCCGGCGCTGATGGCGCAGGTGTCGGCGCCGGCCAACCGCAGCGCGCAGACCGCCTGA
- a CDS encoding 2Fe-2S iron-sulfur cluster-binding protein, protein MLSLVTRLLAPKGPVTAHINARPVAVAPKETLLQAALREGIAFPHSCRVGGCATCKCRLVSGKVRELTQSGYILSDEELDQGYILACQAVPQTDVRIEVDLSALPARRQIGGRIVGQERLTHDIVQLRVQLDEALAYKAGQFADLTLDSLPGVARSYSFATPVQPDAQVSFFVRKVPGGRFSTLVVDHDLSGQRLTVHGPGGDFWLRPADAPLVLVAGGSGLAPMLAMLADARAQGVARPVTLLFGARLQADLYGMAAIEAFARSWPAPFRFVPVLSAETPGSTWLGARGLVTDFLPDTVLPGAHAYLCGPPPMVDTARAALLRQNVADADIHADRFTTLYDRPQAA, encoded by the coding sequence ATGCTGTCCCTCGTCACCCGCCTGTTGGCCCCCAAGGGGCCGGTCACGGCCCACATCAACGCCCGCCCCGTGGCCGTGGCGCCGAAGGAAACGCTGCTGCAGGCGGCACTGCGCGAGGGCATCGCCTTTCCGCACAGCTGCCGCGTCGGGGGCTGTGCCACCTGCAAGTGCAGGCTGGTGTCCGGCAAGGTGCGCGAGCTCACGCAGAGCGGCTACATCCTGTCCGACGAGGAGCTCGACCAGGGCTACATCCTGGCCTGCCAGGCGGTGCCGCAGACCGATGTGCGCATTGAGGTCGACCTGTCGGCCCTGCCGGCGCGCCGACAGATCGGGGGCCGCATCGTTGGCCAGGAGCGCCTCACGCACGACATCGTGCAGTTGCGGGTGCAGCTCGACGAGGCGCTGGCCTACAAGGCCGGTCAGTTCGCCGACCTCACGCTCGACAGCCTGCCCGGCGTGGCCCGCAGCTACTCCTTTGCGACGCCCGTGCAGCCGGATGCGCAGGTGAGCTTCTTCGTGCGCAAGGTGCCGGGCGGGCGTTTCTCGACCCTGGTGGTCGACCACGACCTGAGCGGCCAGCGCCTGACGGTGCACGGCCCGGGCGGCGACTTCTGGCTGCGGCCGGCCGACGCACCGCTGGTGCTGGTGGCCGGCGGCAGCGGTCTGGCGCCCATGCTCGCGATGCTGGCCGATGCGCGGGCGCAGGGTGTGGCGCGCCCCGTCACGCTGCTGTTCGGCGCCCGCCTGCAGGCCGACCTGTATGGCATGGCGGCCATCGAGGCCTTCGCCCGGAGCTGGCCGGCTCCCTTCCGCTTCGTGCCGGTGCTGTCGGCCGAGACGCCGGGCAGCACCTGGCTCGGCGCCCGCGGGCTGGTCACCGACTTTCTGCCCGATACCGTGCTCCCCGGCGCCCACGCTTACCTGTGCGGCCCGCCGCCCATGGTGGACACCGCGCGCGCGGCATTGCTGCGCCAGAACGTGGCCGACGCCGACATCCACGCCGACCGCTTCACGACGCTGTACGACCGTCCGCAGGCCGCCTGA